The Plasmodium yoelii strain 17X genome assembly, chromosome: 8 DNA window gaaaaaaaaataattttttttgaacaaattaaaattacTACTTTAATACAACTGATGATGGAATAAACAGATATagcatattttattatttacattatcCTAACTTtcctattattattgttttattttttaatttaaaaaaatatatttagcGCATTTTTTGATGttattcattaaataaaaagaaaataactAAGTTGCAAATATGTAATGTGTTTATAATGtatagttttattattatttagtatatagtactatatatatatacatatacagttttattgtatttattgtaattagtatatataatttttacaaaactacatttaaaaaaatatatcatatgcatataataaatcataaatatacctgacttgttcataatttttttttatattaattcattagCTGTTTTCAACTTTATAAAGTCATACATTATAAGAATATACTTTTTATCCTATAACATTTTGTTGTGTGTTTCCGTGACCATtcattattcattttattttgattactGTTCTTATAATCCCTATTTatctattatttatttatttatttatttatttatttatttatttatttatttatctatCTATTTATTTATCTATCTATTTATTTACTTACTAGTTTGACGTTATTTTAAAATCTTCACATTTCCTGACTACGTCATATAATATCGTGTAcactttttttcatttttttgtaaatgaGCATATAATAGTAACACTGAAGATTTTGCTAGTAATAAAGCAAGGCAAGTAAAATGGGATAATCTTTTTCTTTTACCAGACATAATTGTAATTATTAAGCTTATCAAAATAGCataaaaaatagcaaaaaatagcataaaaatatcaaaaataacgCCAAAAATTATCAAAGTATAACTGATGaattaaatcaaaatgaGTATTACAGATGAGTATGATCTTAGCATGTACAAAAATCTTGTTATGTCAAATAGTTGCAATAATGACGACCTTATCtgtatttttaattcttcaagctttttaaatacaatatgtttctttatatttatcatagtTGTTTTATGGACTATGACTGTTTTATCTCGGATATACTTATCATACAGCATTGTGAAGTTTCTCAGAAATAGAAAGGTGGGAAATTCATGCATGCGCTAGGAAATTATTGCATACGCTTTTCAGCCACGTCAATACGTCGGAAATTTCTTCTCTTTTCTTTGCTTTGCTTTGCTTtggttttatttattttattattttttttttttttttttttcctgtTTAGGCGATATACATGAAAAGTTTGTCCAAATATATTGATGagataaaaattttatgtaGAAGTCACGTTAATGATATAAtaaggataaaaaaaaaaatcactCCAAAAGTTGTAGACagaataaatttaaatataagtataaataaaaatattcagttatttaaaaattatttaaattcaaatgaaaataatttatataaatattctatCGGATTTACATTTTCTTCAAAACAATGTACACATGTAACTTTATATTGGGGTGTGTTATTAAAAGAAGTTAatgattttatttataaaaaaacaaaaaaaagtaaaaaaaaaaaagggataaataaacaaaatacaattatatctattggaaatataaaaacatttttgaGAGAAGGGTTTAATAAAACATTgcctaaaaaaaaatcaacagATGCAACTACATtccttttaaataaaaaaacacaaaatgaATTTCACTatcaaaataaagaagaagataatatattttttaatagttGCTATTATAAAACATCGAAttctttttttacaaatggagataatatatcatatacTATGCcatatgatgaaaatttttgtattaatgaaattttacataaaattgaaaaagaaaaaaaattaattaataataatgaagataTAATTGACTTGAGCCAAATAAATAACCTTACAATGGAAGGTGATACAAACAacgaaataaattataatcatAACAATAGTGGCAATGTTGGAAGTGGCAATGTTGGAAATGGCAATGCTGGAAATGGCAGTGCTGAAGGTGGCAATGTTGGAAATGGCAATATTGAAAGCTTATTTAACCAAACAGATAATGTAAGAATTCCTTTAATTGTAGTGATTCAAGAAGTACCACAAAATATTGAAAGATATATTAACagttttgatttaaattcGAGTTTTAATAGTAATGAAATTTATTCTGCAAAAGAAAATAGTAATGATAGTATCTACATAAGTGCTGAAAAtgtaaatacaaataaatttgaCAACACAAATTCTAATTATAATTCTGCCATTGAAAGTAATGAATTTGATCATAGTGGTTCTAATTCAAATACATTAATTGTTTTAGtagattttataaaatataaagataaatataaacCAGTTTTAATAAAAGATATTTGTATtgttaatgaaaataaacaatttttatctacacaaaaattaaaaaaaaaaaataataaattacaaTTTATTGATATATTAGATATATATGGTCATGAAGAACATGATAAAGAATGCTTAATTTGTATGGCATCTTATAAAGATACTTTATTAATGCCTTGTAGGCATTCTTCATTTTGTTATGAATGTATGAAATCTCTTAGGCAAGAAAAATGTCCTATATGCCGGTGTTTATTTACATCATTTATTAAGTTTcccttaaaaaatataagcagATAATATAgcacataaatttattttaaaaactaaATTTGTTTAAACTATACGATACAtactatacatatttttattcacaattatcataaaaaatttatttatccatttttacGAACGTATTTGAAATATACTTGCTCATTTTTCCCGTTTCTCtttgttttcatttttttttttttttagttttaaaaaggtattttttcatactttggttattattttgttatttttttttgcacaCATGGtttaaattgttttaaaaaattttgcattttttgcATTCTTTTTATCTCTCAACTTTTTATGAAATTTAATTTACGACATTTTATTTACGACATTTATTTTACGACATTTTATTTGCGACATTTTATTGTAATACccaaattttaaattagcGTATTTTATAAGTACACCGAATagttttacaaaaaaataccaAATTAGAGCGTATCAATTTATTAgcttaaatatttttttcatcactCTTTCACTCTTTCACTCTTTCACTCTTTCACTCTTTCACTCTTTCACTCTTTCACTTATTTTATCACGTTTTACCGTTTTACCGTTTTACCGTTTTACCGTTTTGTCGTTTTTTGTTTTCATAATTGCGTACTCTCAAAGGGGGAATTGTTAAAACTACATTTGGCGAgccatttttaattttaacttTGAGATAAAATAGTGGTATTAtctacataaaaataaaacataaaaataaaacacaaaaataaaacataaaaataaaacatagcaataaaacataaaaataaaacataaaaataaaacatgcaAAGTGAGTGTATAATTCGAGGACAAGTCTTGTGATTAAGCATTTCGCTTTTGATTTTTCCTCAAATAATTACatatagaatataaaatgcataaaaaggaaataaaaaatataaaaaaagaatataaagAATTTTATACCCAATTTATACACATTGATGATAATACCTTTTCcattcatataaatataaatgaagatataaaatcaaaatttttaaatcttaatgataataaagataatatattaattcttATAATTAAGTTACATTCCAATTGTTTTGAAgtgttaaataaaaatttagaagAACAgacaaaatattttgaaagtgttgaaaatatatttaattttttttgcccaatttcatttaaaatatttattactaaaaatatagaaaataaattagtGTCATTATTAACACAAAGCAAATAACATTTAAATAAGCAGAGTTTATATACACactacatgcatacataatACACACtacatacacatatatacatgcatacatgtGTGATACATGatgaataattatataaaggtAGATCTAgtacataatttatataaaaataaaaaatgggcagaaataaaactaaataaatttgacacaataaataatattaaaaaaaaaatatatgggcATACAGGAACTTTATCAAACAATATGAAATTATATGCCTATAATGAATTGGATATCGAAAATAcacaaatttatttaaaagatGATAATCTATCTTTAAATGATTATGGTGTAAAAGAtagttatataatatatatacatgaagTTAACCCAGCATTTCataatgatgatatatataatatagatgatgataaaaaattggaaaatctaaagcatttaaaatatgaaataaatgatgAGGATTATGATAAGAGACCAGATAGTTTTCGAAAATTTATCCAAAAAATTAGGCAGAGCCAAAAAAATGCGGAAAAGGCGGAAAATCAAGAAAATCAAGAAAATCAAGAAAATCAAGAAAATGCGAATAAAAACATATGCAATGGTGAGTTGTGTAATAGTAACCTGTGCAATGGTGAGCTGTATAAAGTGGGAAGTCGGTGTAGAATTAAAATAGGAGATAGAAGAGGAACTCTAAAATTTGTTGggaatctaaaaaataatgacgTTATTTATGTTGGTGTTGATTTAGATGAACCTTTAGGAAATTCTGACGggttttatcaaaaaaaaaaaatatttgaatgtaAAGGAGACAAATATGGATATATAGGAAATATTAATTCAATTGAAGTTGGAGATTTCCCCCCTTTTGACATAATGAATTTTGATgaattttgatattttttttaacaacaTAACATATCTCAATTTGTGATATTTTACCCAAACTTGTTTATTTTCACTTtgtttaaaataaatgtgaacatacataatattgttttatatttcatCATACCGCTATTTTGGCAAACCcttttttctccttttttttcttcttttttttctcctttttttttctccttttttttctccttttttttctccttttttttcTCCCCCCAAACAATCGTGGAATGAGCTACCCATTTCCCGTTcttaaaacaattaaaataaataattagaAACAAccctattttttaaaaaggcGGCCCCATTTATTTTCACATCATTTTCACATATCATTTTCACATATCATTTTCACATATCATTTtcacatattatttttttatttaaatataaatttaaaaaacgGCAAAATAACCTTCAACCGACTAATGGcatacattttttcatttcaaatttgtaaaatgaatttatttattttccctTTTTCAAACTgtgaattatataaaacaataaaaataacttaaACAAATAactgcatatatatataataatattaataaaaattatatatcgcactttgtttttattaacatattttatttttcatttgtatttattttttattctgtATTTCAACAATTACTAATAAACCatcacataaaaaaaaacaaaatacatatttaatgatatatttaatgatatattcaataatatattttatggaaAATGTGTGATAATAgtgacgaaaaaaaaaatattcttattcaagaattaaaaaattataaaaatagtgaaaagAAATTTCCTGaactattaaaaaaatatgtgaagGAAAATGTCCCAGATACAATGGAAGCAGAAAGGTTTGTAAAATCAAATGGATGCAACACACTTTAATAtataccaaaaaaaaaaaaaaaaaaaaaaaaagcaaatatatatatacatacatataaacctatttaatatatttattgccCATATTCTACTTTTCAGATTTTTACATGAATTTAATGAGTCCTACTTAAAAGAAATGAATCTTGATGATTTGGAATTGCTATgctcttttattttaaaaaaaaaaaatataaaaaattaataaaaccacgagggaaaaaatatagaataataaaccCAAATGTGATATCCCTATAAACTCATATTTTCAAACAAGTTCAAACATAATTTTTACCTGAACAATTTGTCTCATTTTTCCTGAattgttcataatattttttgtttaaagTGGAAAGTTGCGACAGCGCacaaaaaagtataaaataaacataataaatCAATGGTAAATAAATCAATGGCAAACGAATGcaatgataaataaatgcaATGGCAAATAAATGCAAACATTTTAACAAGCTCAACGTGGAGCAATATCtagacaaaaaaataaaacacacCAATTTAAAGTAGTGTGCATCTTTTAGCgattttatttgttataaAGCATGTTTAATAGTACATCCAGACATGTGCATATACACATATGTATACTGGAATGTCATGACAAAACTTCTCTTTGTATTTCTTTGTGAATATGTAGAACATGTTTTATGAATAACGATGTTGAACAATCGAGTTCTATATCCAAACGATTTGAAAGATagttaattatattattataattttcattatttaataaataaaactttttttttctaataattaaattaactACTTGAAGTAATAAttttagtattatttttttaatatttatatgtgaATCTCGAATAAACAAATTGGcaatacaaaatatatcatcTATAACAtcatctatatatatatatgaattacaagaataattaaaaaataaattataagaagaaattaaaaataatgttatcaATGAATCTTTTgaacaattattttttatttcatatttatcattataatttataatatcttTTGGTGAATTATGACTTAAAagttttgtatatatatgtgtaaagaaaaaattacataaattaaaaaatattttttttttttttttttttttttcatactcactatagttatttttatatttttcttttaccATCGAACATTTATCATCACCACGTATGTCTAAACTATGCCAATTTTTATTGCCATCACCATGCATTTCTAAACTATGCCAATTTTTACCATCATCATCCATTTCTAAACTATGCCAATTTTTACCATCACCATGTGGTATTATGCTATTTCCAACTAAATTATGATCTAATTTTTctgaaatatttaaaaaataattttcctGACTATCTTTCCCATATATATCATCAGTTTTAACTCCATCCAAATTCATTGATACAATTTGTACATATTCGAAAACTTTA harbors:
- a CDS encoding tubulin-specific chaperone, putative, with protein sequence MNNYIKVDLVHNLYKNKKWAEIKLNKFDTINNIKKKIYGHTGTLSNNMKLYAYNELDIENTQIYLKDDNLSLNDYGVKDSYIIYIHEVNPAFHNDDIYNIDDDKKLENLKHLKYEINDEDYDKRPDSFRKFIQKIRQSQKNAEKAENQENQENQENQENANKNICNGELCNSNLCNGELYKVGSRCRIKIGDRRGTLKFVGNLKNNDVIYVGVDLDEPLGNSDGFYQKKKIFECKGDKYGYIGNINSIEVGDFPPFDIMNFDEF